The window CTGGAAAGGCCAGCGGAAGTCGGTCCGCGGCAGCGGTTTTTTCGAGCACGAATTCACCAGTTACCGGTTGCCTGCCGCCACTCCGGGATGGGACCGGGTGTTTTTAAGCCTGAACAATAATTACCAATTGTTGCTGGTTCGCCTGCGCGCGGCGAACGGCGCGTCGCAGAGTGATGCGCCGTTGGCGGTGATTTTGCCGGATAGCGAAACGATGGAATTTCGCGCCCCGGGTTACGATTGCCAGCCGAGCCTTTATCAAGCGGAGAAAAGCGGCCGGAACGCCTACCCGATTGCCTGGAATATGCGCTTGGAGCATTATCAGGCGGATTTGCGCGTCAAAGCCCTGATGCCGGGCCTGACGCAAAGGCGCGCCGCCGATCAACAAAGGTCGTGGGAAGGCCTTTGCGAGGTGGAGGGCTCCTGGCGTTCCTGGCCGGTACGCGGAACGGGATTCATCGAATTGACCGGGTATCCCGTCGCCCGAACGCTTTTTTAGTGGAGGTTCCGTTTGCGTCATTTCGATCTGGATGCCGTGCTGCCCCTGGCGCCCTTGGTGGCAGAACTCGATCGCACGGTCGGCCGCGAACTGGCCGCCGATCTGGCGCTGGCCGAACCGCCGGCGGCGATCGAAAAGTCGTCGCCGACGATCACGCGGGGCCGGCAGAACATTTTACTCCAGGAACGGCTCTTTCGCGCGGCGCGCGAGGACCAGGCCTTGCTCGTCCGCTTGGATTTCTGCCGGTTCGTCTGTCCGTCCGCCGCGACGGTGGATCAGACACTGGAATTGTTTGTTCAGCCGGAAAGCCGGCGGGCGGGAATGTCGCGATTGCTGATCGGCTTCGGCCTGCCGATTTTCGGCTTGCTGATCGGGCTTGCCGGATGGCGCGTTTTGCAATACGACACCAATATGTCGTCGCTGGCCTGGTTAATCAGCGGCGCCTTGATCGGTTTGGCGCTGAGCTTCTGGTTGATGTGGCGTTTCGCCCACCATTTCGGCGCTTTTCTCGAAGGACGTCAGGCCTTGAGTTCGCGGGCGAATCGCCGGCGGATCGAGGAAAACCTCGGCCGCGCGATCGCCGCCACCATCGCGAAGTATGCCGCGGCCGCTGCTTCGTCCACGGCGTCGGAGCCGGATTTTCCGGGTACCGATCCGCGGCGGTTGGCCACCTACGCGGTGGAGTTGATCGCCGATCCGGACGCGGCGGCGAAACGTTACGGATTGGACCGGACGGCGAATCGCGAGCGATTGGCGGACGCGTTTCGGGAAATGGAAAAGTCGCCGGAATTGAACGCCGCGTTTCTCGAGGCTCGCCGGAACGCCGAGCCGCACCCGAGCCCCGCTTCCGGCGATTGAAAATTCTCCGCACGGCGATGATCCCGGTTGCGAAATCACCGTAAAAATCATAAAATTCACCGATTTTACTTTAACTTCTTGCTGAGAATGTTTTATCGATGAGCCGAAAGTGCGCATCTTGTGGTATGATCAACTTCTCTTCGGCGACTACTTGTCGCCGGTGTAAAAAGCCATTAGGAAAAGGGTGTCCCGAATGCGGCCGTCCGCTTGCCGAGGAAGCGACCTTTTGCTCCGCGTGCGGCGCGATCTTCGCGGCGGATAAAGTCGATGTCGAGGGTTATAAAACTAAGAATCTGAGCACTTCCCTGGCGGGAAAAGAGGCGGAAACGGCCG is drawn from Myxococcales bacterium and contains these coding sequences:
- a CDS encoding SoxR reducing system RseC family protein, whose product is MRHFDLDAVLPLAPLVAELDRTVGRELAADLALAEPPAAIEKSSPTITRGRQNILLQERLFRAAREDQALLVRLDFCRFVCPSAATVDQTLELFVQPESRRAGMSRLLIGFGLPIFGLLIGLAGWRVLQYDTNMSSLAWLISGALIGLALSFWLMWRFAHHFGAFLEGRQALSSRANRRRIEENLGRAIAATIAKYAAAAASSTASEPDFPGTDPRRLATYAVELIADPDAAAKRYGLDRTANRERLADAFREMEKSPELNAAFLEARRNAEPHPSPASGD